One genomic window of uncultured Erythrobacter sp. includes the following:
- a CDS encoding RNA ligase RtcB family protein, with translation MTYQKVRLIGSDSSWIEQKAIDQLHQTADLPGIEQAVGLPDLHAGQGIPVGAAFWSRSHVYPHLVGNDIGCGMALWQTDLEARKFKRDKTVRKLVDLEGPWPGDRLDRLDKRGLTSSLDSDSLGTIGGGNHFAEFQIVESIESPQLFEAHRFDPDQVYLLTHSGSRGLGEAILRSHVRQYQGGGLLTGTAAFDDYLARHDEAMSWAKLNRDIIAERFLGKLGADAALKLDIFHNSVTPHEDGWLHRKGAAPADKGLVVIPGSRGTMTYLVAPKAVRDEIALHSLAHGAGRKWGRKDARTKLGSRYSITDLERTDLGGRVICEDKYLVFEEAPQAYKNIEGVIDDLSQAGLIEVVAIFRPIITYKRRRS, from the coding sequence ATGACGTATCAGAAGGTTCGCCTCATCGGCTCCGATTCAAGCTGGATCGAGCAGAAGGCGATCGATCAATTGCATCAAACAGCCGATCTGCCCGGGATCGAGCAAGCGGTCGGCCTGCCTGATCTGCACGCTGGACAGGGCATTCCCGTCGGAGCCGCGTTCTGGTCTCGCAGCCATGTCTATCCGCACCTGGTCGGCAACGACATCGGCTGCGGCATGGCGCTTTGGCAAACCGATCTAGAGGCTCGAAAGTTCAAGCGCGATAAGACCGTCAGGAAGCTGGTCGACTTGGAAGGCCCGTGGCCGGGTGACAGGCTAGATCGGTTGGACAAAAGGGGTCTAACCTCAAGCCTCGATAGCGACAGCCTTGGGACGATTGGTGGAGGCAACCACTTCGCCGAGTTTCAAATTGTCGAGAGCATTGAAAGCCCGCAATTGTTCGAAGCACATCGTTTCGATCCAGATCAGGTCTATCTCCTCACGCACAGCGGCTCGCGCGGCTTGGGTGAAGCGATCCTGCGAAGCCATGTTCGCCAGTATCAAGGTGGGGGATTGCTGACCGGCACGGCGGCTTTCGACGACTACCTCGCCCGGCATGATGAGGCGATGAGTTGGGCAAAACTGAACCGTGACATCATTGCCGAGCGCTTCCTTGGCAAGCTCGGCGCCGATGCCGCGCTGAAACTGGATATCTTCCACAACAGCGTGACGCCGCACGAAGATGGCTGGCTGCATCGGAAAGGCGCGGCTCCCGCTGACAAAGGCCTGGTGGTGATCCCCGGCTCGCGCGGCACGATGACTTACCTCGTCGCGCCGAAAGCGGTCCGGGACGAGATCGCTTTGCATTCCCTTGCCCATGGGGCGGGAAGGAAATGGGGGCGTAAGGATGCTCGCACCAAACTCGGTTCGCGATACTCGATCACCGATCTGGAACGCACCGATCTGGGCGGCCGGGTGATCTGCGAGGACAAGTATCTGGTGTTCGAGGAGGCGCCACAAGCCTACAAGAACATAGAAGGTGTGATCGATGATCTGTCGCAGGCGGGCTTGATCGAAGTGGTCGCGATCTTCCGCCCCATCATCACCTACAAAAGGAGGCGCTCATGA